The proteins below come from a single Panicum hallii strain FIL2 chromosome 7, PHallii_v3.1, whole genome shotgun sequence genomic window:
- the LOC112899114 gene encoding pentatricopeptide repeat-containing protein At2g06000-like isoform X1, which yields MFLLHNTFLLVRIRLPPHHPLRLLHYSFSPNAHLPPQHPSTVPAPAPPQATELWIAKALASAALLRPHRLPAFRVLDPSPFAAAAAVRLAPCAAAALCIFSCLHSPPLSLPPSEHSYRHVISLLCRSGRHSDALKLFDQMMGQSGYFPDAGFFSFVAGSCTNAGHLDAAATLLAKGSQFGCHIEPYAYNKVMNSFIAHGRTQDAVALFENWIQEGLYSPDVWSFNVVIKGVCRVGNVQKALQLVERMDEFGCSPDTITHNILVDGLCRVKEVNKGREVLRRLQRDGVCMPNVVTYTSVISGYCKTGRMEDALAVYNDMLEYGTRPNTITYNVLINGYGKTGDIESALGMYQQLMLHGCPPDVVTFSSLIDGYCRCGQLDGALRVWKDMVQYHIQPNLYTFSIMIHSLCKQSRSEEALSLLRELNMREDIAPRTFIYNPVIDILCKGGKVDEANLILLDMEDKGCHPDKYTYTILIIGHCMKGRISEAITLFHKMVETGCYPDAITVNSFISCLLKAGMPNEVDRIMLIASGHASSSQKVCSLQSQRLDISIAV from the coding sequence ATGTTCCTCCTCCACAACACCTTCCTGCTCGTCCGCATCCGCCTCCCTCCTCACCACCCCCTCCGCCTCCTCCACTACTCCTTCAGCCCCAACGCCCACCTGCCGCCGCAACATCCTTCCACGGTCccggccccggccccgccgcaagccaccgAGCTTTGGATCGCCAAAGCGCTCGCATCAgcggccctcctccggccgcaCCGCCTCCCTGCCTTCCGCGTCCTCGATCCCTCTCCgttcgccgccgcggccgcggtccgcctcgcgccgtgcgccgccgccgcgctgtgCATCTTCTCCTGTCTGCACTCCCCGCCGCTCTCCCTACCCCCTTCTGAGCACTCCTACCGTCACGTCATCTCGTTGCTGTGCCGGTCTGGCCGCCACAGCGACGCCCTTAAGCTGTTCGACCAAATGATGGGCCAGTCGGGGTACTTCCCCGATGCGGGATTCTTCTCGTTCGTAGCAGGATCCTGCACCAATGCCGGCCATCTTGATGCCGCAGCAACTTTGCTCGCTAAGGGCTCCCAGTTTGGTTGCCACATCGAGCCGTATGCATATAACAAGGTCATGAACTCATTTATTGCACACGGCCGCACGCAGGATGCTGTTGCTTTGTTTGAGAATTGGATTCAAGAGGGGCTGTATTCTCCGGATGTCTGGAGTTTTAATGTCGTCATTAAGGGGGTGTGTCGGGTAGGGAATGTCCAAAAGGCACTCCAGTTGGTTGAAAGGATGGATGAGTTTGGGTGTTCACCAGATACCATCACACACAATATTCTTGTTGATGGGCTATGCAGGGTTAAGGAGGTGAACAAGGGCCGTGAGGTATTGAGGAGGCTCCAAAGGGATGGTGTTTGCATGCCCAATGTAGTGACATACACCTCAGTGATCTCAGGTTATTGTAAGACTGGCAGGATGGAGGATGCTCTGGCAGTATACAATGACATGCTTGAATATGGGACAAGACCCAACACGATCACATACAATGTGCTTATTAATGGATATGGAAAGACTGGAGATATTGAATCTGCATTGGGAATGTATCAACAGCTTATGCTCCATGGCTGCCCCCCTGATGTTGTGACATTTAGTTCGTTGATTGATGGATATTGTCGGTGTGGACAGCTTGATGGTGCATTGAGGGTTTGGAAGGATATGGTTCAGTATCATATCCAACCAAATCTGTACACTTTCTCTATCATGATACACTCACTTTGTAAGCAGAGTAGATCAGAGGAAGCTCTTAGTCTTCTGAGAGAATTGAACATGCGGGAAGACATTGCTCCACGAACTTTCATATATAACCCTGTGATTGATATACTGTGCAAGGGAGGAAAGGTGGATGAAGCAAACTTGATCCTATTGGATATGGAAGATAAAGGGTGTCATCCTGACAAGTATACGTATACTATTCTAATAATTGGGCACTGTATGAAAGGTAGGATATCAGAAGCAATCACCCTTTTCCACAAAATGGTGGAGACTGGGTGTTACCCTGATGCTATTACGGTTAATTCTTTTATTAGTTGTCTTTTGAAGGCTGGGATGCCTAATGAGGTGGATCGCATAATGCTTATTGCTTCAGGACATGCTTCATCTAGTCAGAAAGTTTGTTCTCTCCAGAGCCAAAGACTAGATATTTCAATTGCTGTATAG
- the LOC112899117 gene encoding uncharacterized protein LOC112899117 translates to MASSSSSGVGAEGGVGEGPTTLDELYQINVVPAELHFKFRKELQGLRVGLNLEFYNLEVNDFEAKVVLKPLDYERKWKFQYKPISGDIQLLSKKIPVTKFLNLQVGIGHNFHLNATGWKWKLSTCLGGDGVSQIRNKSKISMFPGFDLRIGWRAEYVLPEIHGAVGTGEPAFSMDYGRLHASIDRVEAIVTQSDRY, encoded by the exons ATGGCCTCGAGCTCCAGCAGCGGCGTTGGAGCGGAAGGCGGGGTCGGCGAGGGTCCGACGACGCTGGACGAGCTGTACCAGATCAACGTGGTGCCGGCGGAGCTGCACTTCAAGTTCCGCAAGGAGCTCCAGGGCCTCCGCGTCGGCCTCAACCTCGAG TTCTACAATCTTGAGGTGAATGATTTTGAGGCGAAGGTAGTACTGAAGCCTCTAGATTACGAACGGAAGTGGAAATTCCAGTACAAGCCCATCAGCGGTGACATACAGCTGCTTTCCAAGAAGATACCAGTTACAAAGTTTCTAAATCTACAG GTTGGCATCGGTCATAATTTTCATCTGAATGCAACTGGATGGAAATGGAAGCTTTCTACTTGTCTTGGGGGAGATGGTGTCTCTCAGATAAGAAACAAGTCTAAAATCAGCATGTTCCCAGGGTTTGATTTGAGGATTGGATGGAGAGCTGAATATGTGCTTCCTGAGATTCATGG GGCTGTTGGCACAGGAGAACCTGCCTTCAGTATGGACTATGGGCGGCTGCATGCTTCAATAGATCGGGTTGAAGCTATCGTTACGCAGTCAGATCGGTACTGA
- the LOC112899118 gene encoding probable signal peptidase complex subunit 2: MASDGAAATPAKVTPKKANLLDPHSIKHLLDETISDVVKSKGYTEDTRLGNLKLGIGAAVIAVALLAQFYPKKFPQNREFLLGCIALYVVLNVVLLILSYTKEKDAILFTHPPMGSFNSTGLIISSKLPRFSDMYTLTIASADPQSISANKPVHFTKSVTKWFTKEGVLVEGLFWKDVEKLIDDYNSERKSK, translated from the exons ATGGCGAGTGACGGCGCGGCGGCCACGCCGGCGAAGGTGACCCCGAAGAAGGCCAATCTCCTCGACCCGCACTCCATCAAGCACCTCCTCGACGAAACCATCTCCGAT GTCGTGAAGAGCAAGGGGTACACGGAGGACACGCGGCTGGGCAACTTGAAGCTGGGGATCGGGGCGGCCGTGATCGCCGTCGCCCTACTCGCACAGTTCTACCCGAAGAAGTTCCCACAGAACCGCGAGTTCCTCCTCGGCTGCATCGCGTT GTATGTGGTGTTGAATGTGGTGCTGCTGATCCTTAGCTACACCAAGGAGAAGGATGCCATCCTCTTCACCCACCCTCCTATG GGTTCTTTCAACAGCACCGGCCTCATCATTTCTTCTAAGCTGCCAAGGTTCTCGGACATGTACACTCTCACAATAGCCAGTGCGGACCCGCAGTCTATCTCTGCAAATAAGCCAGTCCATTTTACTAAGAGCGTGACAAAGTG GTTTACTAAGGAAGGGGTTCTTGTGGAAGGTCTATTCTGGAAGGATGTTGAGAAGCTGATTGATGACTACAACAGCGAGCGCAAGAGTAAATGA
- the LOC112900353 gene encoding myc-associated zinc finger protein, producing MAPRPRPRPSAPARAATLTLLLLLASASLSSSSSAAAAGVPTPLSAVPATQRQVASTSDPPASPPPPARRHRHRRHRPPPPPPRRRRLNFGERLGIAFAGVAVAMQVFLGAFLALRAWQLRRLDRAEVSSSTPLT from the coding sequence ATGGCGccacgcccgcgcccgcgcccctcggcacccgcccgagccgcgaccctgaccctcctcctcctcctcgcttccgcctccctctcctcctcctcctccgccgccgccgcaggtgTCCCCACGCCCCTGtccgcggtccccgccacgcaGCGGCAGGTCGCGTCCACCTCCGACCCCCCggcctcccctccccctccggctCGGCGGCACCGGCACCGGAGGCACcgtccgccgcccccgccgcccaggcggcggcggctcaacttcggcgagcggctcgggatcGCCTTCGCCGGCGTGGCCGTCGCAATGCAGGTCTTCCTCGGCGCCTTCCTGGCGCTGCGCGCGTGGCAGCTGCGGCGGCTCGACAGGGCCGAGGTGTCCTCCTCCACGCCCCTCACCTGA
- the LOC112901660 gene encoding sm-like protein LSM1B, protein MSWAGPDEILLSTSLAGFLDKKLIVLLRDGRKLLGTLCSFDQFANVVLQGACERVIVGEQYCDVPLGLYVIRGENVVLIGELDREKEELPAHMTCVSEAEIRKAEKAEREARDLKGTMRKRMEFLDFD, encoded by the exons ATGTCGTGGGCCGGGCCCGACGAGATCCTCCTCTCCACCTCCCTCGCCGGCTTCTTGGACA AGAAGCTTATTGTGCTGCTAAGAGATGGACGGAAACTGCTTGGCACCCTATGCTCATTTGATCAGTTTG CAAATGTTgttcttcagggtgcttgtgaaCGAGTAATTGTTGGGGAGCAATATTGTGATGTTCCTCTTGGTCTGTATGTGATACGGGGAGAGAATGTTGTTTTAATTGGAGAATTG GACCGCGAAAAGGAGGAACTCCCTGCTCACATGACCTGTGTCTCAGAGGCAGAAATTAGAAAG GCTGAGAAGGCAGAAAGGGAGGCAAGAGACCTGAAAGGCACGATGAGGAAACGGATGGAGTTCCTAGACTTCGACTAG
- the LOC112901254 gene encoding uncharacterized protein LOC112901254, with the protein MGEAPCVVVGPRRAAATHSFRLARRGRRKVHVVRLGGGGPGARAPARRGFRLRRWLRRAVWRLAELCVAALAGHHPAGAPPPCAHPPWTGVEPYFAAPFVPVARMKRAAGAQA; encoded by the coding sequence ATGGGTGAGGCGCCGTGCGTCGTCGTcgggcctcgccgcgccgccgcgacgCACTCGTTCCGCCTGGCCCGCCGCGGGCGCCGGAAGGTCCACGTCGTccggctcggcggcggcggccccggcGCGCGCGCACCGGCGCGCCGCGGGTTCCGGCTCCGGCGGTGGCTGCGGCGCGCGGTGTGGCGCCTCGCGGAGCTCTGCGTGGCGGCGCTGGCGGGCCACCACCCGgcgggggcgccgccgccctgcgcccACCCGCCGTGGACGGGCGTAGAGCCCTACTTCGCCGCGCCCTTCGTCCCCGTCGCACGTATGAagcgcgccgccggcgcgcaGGCCTAG
- the LOC112899114 gene encoding pentatricopeptide repeat-containing protein At2g06000-like isoform X2 — protein sequence MFLLHNTFLLVRIRLPPHHPLRLLHYSFSPNAHLPPQHPSTVPAPAPPQATELWIAKALASAALLRPHRLPAFRVLDPSPFAAAAAVRLAPCAAAALCIFSCLHSPPLSLPPSEHSYRHVISLLCRSGRHSDALKLFDQMMGQSGYFPDAGFFSFVAGSCTNAGHLDAAATLLAKGSQFGCHIEPYAYNKVMNSFIAHGRTQDAVALFENWIQEGLYSPDVWSFNVVIKGVCRVGNVQKALQLVERMDEFGCSPDTITHNILVDGLCRVKEVNKGREVLRRLQRDGVCMPNVVTYTSVISGYCKTGRMEDALAVYNDMLEYGTRPNTITYNVLINGYGKTGDIESALGMYQQLMLHGCPPDVVTFSSLIDGYCRCGQLDGALRVWKDMVQYHIQPNLYTFSIMIHSLCKQSRSEEALSLLRELNMREDIAPRTFIYNPVIDILCKGGKVDEANLILLDMEDKGCHPDKYTYTILIIGHCMKGHASSSQKVCSLQSQRLDISIAV from the exons ATGTTCCTCCTCCACAACACCTTCCTGCTCGTCCGCATCCGCCTCCCTCCTCACCACCCCCTCCGCCTCCTCCACTACTCCTTCAGCCCCAACGCCCACCTGCCGCCGCAACATCCTTCCACGGTCccggccccggccccgccgcaagccaccgAGCTTTGGATCGCCAAAGCGCTCGCATCAgcggccctcctccggccgcaCCGCCTCCCTGCCTTCCGCGTCCTCGATCCCTCTCCgttcgccgccgcggccgcggtccgcctcgcgccgtgcgccgccgccgcgctgtgCATCTTCTCCTGTCTGCACTCCCCGCCGCTCTCCCTACCCCCTTCTGAGCACTCCTACCGTCACGTCATCTCGTTGCTGTGCCGGTCTGGCCGCCACAGCGACGCCCTTAAGCTGTTCGACCAAATGATGGGCCAGTCGGGGTACTTCCCCGATGCGGGATTCTTCTCGTTCGTAGCAGGATCCTGCACCAATGCCGGCCATCTTGATGCCGCAGCAACTTTGCTCGCTAAGGGCTCCCAGTTTGGTTGCCACATCGAGCCGTATGCATATAACAAGGTCATGAACTCATTTATTGCACACGGCCGCACGCAGGATGCTGTTGCTTTGTTTGAGAATTGGATTCAAGAGGGGCTGTATTCTCCGGATGTCTGGAGTTTTAATGTCGTCATTAAGGGGGTGTGTCGGGTAGGGAATGTCCAAAAGGCACTCCAGTTGGTTGAAAGGATGGATGAGTTTGGGTGTTCACCAGATACCATCACACACAATATTCTTGTTGATGGGCTATGCAGGGTTAAGGAGGTGAACAAGGGCCGTGAGGTATTGAGGAGGCTCCAAAGGGATGGTGTTTGCATGCCCAATGTAGTGACATACACCTCAGTGATCTCAGGTTATTGTAAGACTGGCAGGATGGAGGATGCTCTGGCAGTATACAATGACATGCTTGAATATGGGACAAGACCCAACACGATCACATACAATGTGCTTATTAATGGATATGGAAAGACTGGAGATATTGAATCTGCATTGGGAATGTATCAACAGCTTATGCTCCATGGCTGCCCCCCTGATGTTGTGACATTTAGTTCGTTGATTGATGGATATTGTCGGTGTGGACAGCTTGATGGTGCATTGAGGGTTTGGAAGGATATGGTTCAGTATCATATCCAACCAAATCTGTACACTTTCTCTATCATGATACACTCACTTTGTAAGCAGAGTAGATCAGAGGAAGCTCTTAGTCTTCTGAGAGAATTGAACATGCGGGAAGACATTGCTCCACGAACTTTCATATATAACCCTGTGATTGATATACTGTGCAAGGGAGGAAAGGTGGATGAAGCAAACTTGATCCTATTGGATATGGAAGATAAAGGGTGTCATCCTGACAAGTATACGTATACTATTCTAATAATTGGGCACTGTATGAAAG GACATGCTTCATCTAGTCAGAAAGTTTGTTCTCTCCAGAGCCAAAGACTAGATATTTCAATTGCTGTATAG
- the LOC112899116 gene encoding protein LURP-one-related 6: MDNSIPVVSKIFCSGNPTMLMIRRRPIVVNGGGFVVTDLSHNVVFIVDGCGILGSKGEIMVKDGEGEPILFISKKGGIVQALSTRNKWNGYSMDYQGKDKLVFSLTDPKSCIAQGAPIRIHIEPKRHCKNWDFEIGGSFADRDCTIVDCTRKIVAQMGRKELIGGKDFYHVEVQSGYDQAFIIGVMAILDNIHGESTRC, from the exons ATGGACAACAGCATTCCTGTAGTTAGCAAGATTTTTTGCtcaggcaatccaacaatgctGATGATCAGGAGACGACCCATTGTAGTGAATGGTGGTGGTTTTGTTGTTACTGACCTCAGTCATAATGTTGTCTTCATCGTAGATGGTTGTGGAATACTTGGATCCAAGGGAGAGATTATGGTCAAAGATGGTGAAGGAGAACCAATACTATTCATCTCTAAAAAG GGAGGAATTGTCCAGGCTCTAAGCACTAGGAACAAATGGAATGGATACTCGATGGATTACCAAGGAAAAGACAAGTTGGTCTTCAGCCTAACTGATCCGAAATCATGCATAGCACAAGGTGCTCCAATTAGAATTCATATTGAACCCAAGAGGCACTGCAAAAATTGGGATTTCGAAATTGGTGGATCTTTTGCAGATAGAGACTGTACAATAGTTGATTGCACCAGAAAAATAGTAGCCCAG ATGGGTAGGAAAGAACTGATAGGAGGCAAGGACTTCTACCACGTGGAAGTGCAGTCAGGATATGACCAAGCTTTCATCATTGGGGTGATGGCAATTCTTGACAACATCCATGGAGAATCAACCAGATGCTGA